From the Prunus dulcis chromosome 4, ALMONDv2, whole genome shotgun sequence genome, one window contains:
- the LOC117626547 gene encoding two-pore potassium channel 3-like has translation MEKEPLLPYVGSPRRKLSPLHTLCPLPEDNEFTAPLTPSEFKDRIIFGPSPSSPQDSSPLVDALTLPYSSPRASRPPSSSSLLDAIATTPKDPQPQQPLQSWLIDPNYSWTKTNLHRSKTAPAMAVINEVENRRSDPRPQFGSQSIVRQAFILLVIYLSLGVTIYWFNRHHFSAIETHPVVDALYFCIVTMCTIGYGDITPTSTATKLFSIMFVLVGFGFIDILLSGMVSYVLDLQENYLLRSLKGVGEKKESYIFDVKKGRMRIRMKVGLALGVVVLCIGIGVGVMHFVERLGWLDSFYLSVMSVTTVGYGDRAFQSLSGRIFASIWLLVSTLAVARAFLYLAEARVDKRHRIMAKWVLGQDMTVSEFLAADIDNNGFVSKSEYVIYKLKEMGKVSEKDVMQICTQFDRLDSGNCGKISLADLMSRH, from the exons ATGGAGAAAGAGCCTCTGCTTCCCTATGTAGGCAGCCCGAGAAGAAAGCTCTCACCTTTACATACTCTCTGTCCGCTACCAGAAGATAATGAATTCACGGCTCCTTTAACCCCTTCAGAGTTCAAAGACCGTATCATCTTTGGCCCTTCCCCCTCATCACCACAAGACTCTTCTCCTCTAGTTGATGCTTTGACTCTGCCTTACAGTTCACCAAGAGCCTCAAGGcctccttcctcttcttctttattaGACGCCATAGCCACAACCCCAAAAGACCCACAACCTCAACAACCCCTGCAATCTTGGCTCATTGACCCCAACTATTCATGGACCAAAACCAACCTCCATCGCTCCAAAACTGCACCTGCTATGGCTGTTATAAATGAGGTGGAAAACCGGCGTTCTGATCCTAGACCCCAATTTGGTTCACAGTCTATTGTAAGACAAGCTTTTATTCTTCTTGTTATATATTTGTCATTGGGTGTGACTATATATTGGTTTAACCGTCATCATTTCTCGGCAATTGAGACACACCCGGTAGTTGATGCATTGTACTTTTGTATTGTGACAATGTGCACAATTGGTTATGGAGATATTACACCCACTAGTACGGCAACCAAGTTGTTTTCTATAATGTTTGTGTTGGTGGGGTTTGgatttattgatattttgcTTAGTGGGATGGTCAGTTATGTGCTGGATTTGCAAGAGAATTATTTGCTAAGGAGTCTTAAGGGTGTGGGTGAGAAAAAGGAGTCCTACATATTTGATGTCAAGAAGGGGAGGATGAGGATTAGAATGAAGGTAGGATTGGCATTGGGAGTTGTGGTGCTATGTATTGGGATTGGTGTTGGTGTTATGCATTTTGTGGAAAGGCTTGGATGGTTGGATTCATTTTATCTTTCGGTTATGTCAGTTACCACCGTTGGGTATGGTGACCGCGCGTTCCAGTCTTTGTCGGGTCGCATCTTTGCTTCAATTTGGTTGCTTGTATCGACGCTTGCGGTTGCTCGAGCATTTCTGTATTTAGCTGAGGCAAGGGTGGATAAACGGCATAGGATAATGGCAAAGTGGGTTCTTGGTCAGGATATGACTGTTTCTGAGTTTCTTGCTGCTGACATTGACAATAATGGCTTTGTGAG TAAGTCAGAATATGTCATATACAAACTCAAGGAGATGGGAAAGGTATCAGAGAAAGATGTTATGCAGATCTGCACCCAATTTGATAGGCTAGACTCTGGGAACTGCGGAAAGATAAGCCTTGCGGATCTTATGAGTCGTCATTGA